One segment of Curtobacterium sp. MR_MD2014 DNA contains the following:
- the groES gene encoding co-chaperone GroES: MAVTIKPLEDRIVIRQVEAEQTTASGLVIPDTAKEKPQEGEVVAVGPGRIDDNGNRVPLDVAVGDKVIYSKYGGTEVKYSGEDLLVLSARDVLAVIEH; the protein is encoded by the coding sequence GTGGCCGTCACCATCAAGCCGCTCGAGGATCGCATCGTCATCCGCCAGGTCGAGGCGGAGCAGACCACCGCTTCCGGTCTCGTCATCCCGGACACCGCGAAGGAGAAGCCCCAGGAGGGCGAGGTCGTCGCCGTGGGTCCGGGTCGCATCGACGACAACGGCAACCGCGTGCCGCTCGACGTCGCCGTCGGCGACAAGGTCATCTACTCGAAGTACGGCGGCACCGAGGTCAAGTACTCCGGCGAGGACCTGCTCGTCCTCTCGGCGCGCGACGTCCTCGCGGTCATCGAGCACTGA
- the rimI gene encoding ribosomal protein S18-alanine N-acetyltransferase produces MTGLPAGLRLRRAVPQDLDDVMFLEHTSFPTDAWTSSQMAGELWSPHGYYVVVETTEDGAPTVVGYAGLSSLAGNPVADVQTIAVAAEQRGRGIGKVLFTELLDEARRREVHEVFLEVRADNPVAQAMYTAAGFERIAVRPRYYQPDGVDAWVMRAELPVTPGASTGVGPIGQETLGERD; encoded by the coding sequence GTGACCGGACTGCCCGCCGGCCTGCGGCTGCGCCGCGCGGTCCCGCAGGACCTCGACGACGTCATGTTCCTCGAGCACACGTCGTTCCCGACGGACGCCTGGACCTCGTCGCAGATGGCGGGGGAGCTGTGGTCCCCGCACGGGTACTACGTCGTGGTCGAGACGACCGAGGACGGCGCCCCGACGGTCGTCGGCTACGCCGGGCTGTCCTCGCTCGCGGGCAACCCCGTCGCCGACGTGCAGACCATCGCGGTCGCTGCCGAGCAGCGGGGCCGGGGCATCGGGAAGGTGCTCTTCACGGAGCTCCTCGACGAGGCCCGACGGCGTGAGGTGCACGAGGTGTTCCTCGAGGTGCGCGCCGACAACCCCGTGGCGCAGGCGATGTACACCGCTGCCGGGTTCGAGCGCATCGCCGTGCGGCCCCGCTACTACCAGCCCGACGGTGTCGACGCGTGGGTGATGCGGGCGGAGCTCCCCGTCACCCCCGGTGCGTCCACCGGTGTCGGACCGATCGGACAGGAGACCCTCGGTGAGCGCGACTGA
- the tsaD gene encoding tRNA (adenosine(37)-N6)-threonylcarbamoyltransferase complex transferase subunit TsaD: protein MSATEPLVLGIETSCDETGVGIVRGTTLLANVIASSMDEHARYGGVVPEVAARAHLEAMTPTLHEALDRAGVTLDELDAVAVTAGPGLAGALMVGVGAAKALAVATGKPLYGVNHLVGHVGADVLRADGSAIELPTVALLVSGGHTSLLLVRDLVGDVELLGETIDDAAGEAFDKVARLLGLPYPGGPQIDRAAAEGDPTAIRFPRGLTLPKDMAQHRYDFSFSGLKTAVARWVEKCRDEGREVPVADVAASFREAVVDVLLTKALAACRDTGVDRLLLGGGVVANARLRAVAEERCAAAGVALRIPPFDLCTDNGAMIAAVGARLVAEGHAPSDLGIAADSTLPVTTVQV from the coding sequence GTGAGCGCGACTGAACCCCTGGTGCTCGGCATCGAGACGAGCTGTGACGAGACCGGCGTGGGCATCGTCCGCGGGACCACCCTGCTCGCCAACGTCATCGCGTCGAGCATGGACGAGCACGCCCGCTACGGCGGCGTCGTGCCCGAGGTGGCCGCACGGGCGCACCTCGAGGCCATGACCCCGACCCTGCACGAGGCCCTCGACCGCGCGGGTGTCACGCTCGACGAGCTCGACGCCGTCGCCGTGACCGCCGGCCCGGGGCTCGCCGGTGCCCTGATGGTCGGGGTGGGCGCAGCCAAGGCACTGGCGGTCGCGACGGGCAAGCCGCTGTACGGCGTGAACCACCTGGTCGGGCACGTCGGTGCGGACGTCCTGCGTGCGGACGGCAGCGCGATCGAGCTGCCGACCGTGGCGCTGCTCGTGTCCGGCGGCCACACGTCGCTGCTGCTCGTGCGGGACCTGGTCGGCGACGTCGAACTGCTCGGCGAGACGATCGACGACGCGGCCGGCGAGGCGTTCGACAAGGTCGCACGCCTGCTCGGACTGCCCTACCCGGGCGGGCCGCAGATCGACCGGGCGGCAGCGGAGGGCGACCCGACCGCGATCCGGTTCCCGCGCGGCCTGACGCTGCCGAAGGACATGGCGCAGCACCGGTACGACTTCTCGTTCTCCGGGCTGAAGACCGCCGTCGCGCGGTGGGTCGAGAAGTGCCGGGACGAGGGCCGCGAGGTCCCCGTCGCCGACGTCGCGGCGTCGTTCCGCGAGGCCGTCGTCGACGTGCTCCTCACGAAGGCGCTCGCCGCGTGCCGGGACACCGGTGTCGACCGCCTGCTGCTCGGGGGTGGGGTCGTCGCGAACGCACGGTTGCGCGCCGTCGCCGAGGAACGCTGCGCTGCCGCCGGGGTCGCGCTGCGGATCCCACCGTTCGACCTCTGCACCGACAACGGGGCCATGATCGCCGCGGTCGGTGCGCGCCTGGTGGCAGAGGGGCACGCGCCGAGCGACCTCGGCATCGCGGCGGACTCCACGCTGCCGGTGACGACCGTCCAGGTCTGA
- a CDS encoding DUF4190 domain-containing protein, translating into MSDQNQWPKPGESSGGDDGRQQQDGQSGSQQPANPSAQPSQGTPYGQGQQASGAPYGQGQQPSGNPYAQQSQQGNPHAASGPQHNPYAPQSQQGNPYAQQSQQGNPYAQQSQQGNPYAQQSHQGNPYAASSPQQNPYAPQQGGNPYASPYATSGYQPYAQRPKTNTLAILSIVFAFAGVVIWPIVILTSPAGAIMGHIALGKIKQTGEGGRGLALAGVIGGWVLTGLYVLFAVIFIIAIASSHSSSDPYGYDSGAFIR; encoded by the coding sequence GTGTCCGATCAGAACCAGTGGCCGAAGCCGGGCGAGTCGAGCGGGGGAGACGACGGCCGGCAGCAGCAGGACGGGCAGTCGGGCAGCCAGCAGCCCGCGAACCCCTCCGCGCAGCCGTCGCAGGGCACCCCGTACGGCCAGGGCCAGCAGGCGTCGGGCGCCCCGTACGGTCAGGGCCAGCAGCCGTCGGGCAACCCGTACGCGCAGCAGTCCCAGCAGGGCAACCCGCACGCGGCCTCGGGGCCCCAGCACAACCCGTACGCACCGCAGTCGCAGCAGGGCAACCCCTACGCGCAGCAGTCCCAGCAGGGCAACCCGTACGCGCAGCAGTCGCAGCAGGGCAACCCGTACGCGCAGCAGTCGCACCAGGGCAACCCGTACGCGGCCTCGAGCCCCCAGCAGAACCCCTACGCGCCGCAGCAGGGCGGGAACCCCTACGCGTCGCCGTACGCCACGAGCGGGTACCAGCCGTACGCCCAGCGCCCGAAGACGAACACCCTGGCGATCCTGTCGATCGTGTTCGCGTTCGCCGGGGTCGTCATCTGGCCGATCGTGATCCTCACGAGCCCCGCCGGCGCGATCATGGGGCACATCGCCCTCGGGAAGATCAAGCAGACGGGTGAGGGTGGCCGTGGACTGGCCCTCGCCGGGGTCATCGGCGGGTGGGTGCTGACCGGGCTCTACGTGCTCTTCGCGGTGATCTTCATCATCGCGATCGCGTCGAGCCACTCGTCCTCCGACCCGTACGGCTACGACTCGGGCGCCTTCATCCGCTGA
- the rarD gene encoding EamA family transporter RarD, translating into MSEATPARPARSEASVGVVQAIVAYGLWGLMPLLFAAMAPAGAFEIVAWRIVFGLVFCAVAIAVTRSWLRTRSLLAQRRVMLVMGLAAVLILVNWTVYVAATTTGHTVEAALGYFINPLVTIALGVVVLRERLRAAQWAAVGISVVAVVVIAVGYGQVPWISLALAFSFGCYGLVKKRVGGTVDALSGLTIETVWLVPIAVGALVVLGVTGLGGGVTFTSEGWPHVLVTVLTGPATAVPLLLFASSARRVSLSTLGLTQYLAPVMQLLVGVVVQHEAMPPARWIGFGIVWVALVVLTVDSFVAARAARRRTLAPAAAEPA; encoded by the coding sequence GTGAGTGAAGCGACCCCGGCGCGTCCGGCACGCAGCGAGGCATCCGTCGGCGTCGTGCAGGCGATCGTCGCGTACGGACTCTGGGGACTGATGCCCCTGCTCTTCGCCGCGATGGCCCCCGCCGGCGCGTTCGAGATCGTCGCCTGGCGGATCGTCTTCGGCCTGGTCTTCTGCGCGGTGGCGATCGCCGTCACCCGGTCGTGGCTCCGCACCCGCTCCCTGCTCGCCCAGCGCCGGGTGATGCTCGTGATGGGACTCGCGGCCGTGCTCATCCTGGTGAACTGGACCGTGTACGTCGCCGCGACGACGACGGGCCACACGGTCGAGGCGGCGCTCGGGTACTTCATCAACCCGCTCGTCACGATCGCCCTCGGCGTGGTCGTCCTCCGCGAGCGCCTGCGTGCGGCGCAGTGGGCTGCCGTCGGCATCAGCGTCGTCGCGGTCGTCGTCATCGCGGTCGGCTACGGGCAGGTGCCGTGGATCTCGCTCGCGCTGGCCTTCTCGTTCGGGTGCTACGGCCTGGTGAAGAAGCGGGTCGGGGGCACCGTCGACGCGCTGAGCGGCCTGACGATCGAGACCGTCTGGCTGGTCCCGATCGCCGTGGGGGCGCTCGTCGTGCTCGGCGTCACGGGTCTCGGCGGCGGGGTGACGTTCACGAGCGAGGGGTGGCCGCACGTCCTCGTCACGGTGCTCACCGGGCCCGCGACCGCGGTGCCGCTGCTGCTCTTCGCGTCGTCCGCCCGGCGGGTGTCCCTGTCGACGCTCGGCCTGACGCAGTACCTCGCGCCGGTGATGCAGCTCCTGGTCGGCGTGGTCGTGCAGCACGAGGCGATGCCGCCCGCGCGGTGGATCGGCTTCGGGATCGTCTGGGTCGCGCTCGTGGTCCTGACGGTCGACAGCTTCGTGGCGGCCCGGGCCGCGCGGCGGCGGACGCTCGCCCCTGCGGCGGCCGAGCCGGCCTGA
- the tsaB gene encoding tRNA (adenosine(37)-N6)-threonylcarbamoyltransferase complex dimerization subunit type 1 TsaB gives MLLAIDTSAGTSVAVVDPASGRVLAERSTDDSRRHAEVIGPFLAEVLAEADVTGADVTGVVAGTGPGPFTGLRVGIAAARTFAAARGVPLLPLVSHDAIAADLQRHPVVVLTDARRREVYWSAHDETGTRVAGPGLAKPADLDEAIRASRPEAVDWPRETVTTVPAGRLGSLAADRLASGAPFADDTPLYLRDPDVTVPGAPKRVVR, from the coding sequence GTGCTCCTCGCCATCGACACGTCCGCCGGCACCTCGGTCGCCGTCGTCGACCCGGCCAGCGGTCGTGTGCTCGCCGAGCGCAGCACCGACGACTCCCGCCGGCACGCCGAGGTGATCGGCCCGTTCCTCGCCGAGGTGCTCGCCGAGGCCGACGTCACCGGTGCCGACGTCACCGGGGTGGTCGCCGGCACGGGCCCCGGCCCCTTCACCGGCCTGCGCGTCGGGATCGCCGCCGCGCGCACCTTCGCCGCCGCCCGCGGCGTCCCCCTCCTCCCGCTCGTCAGCCACGACGCGATCGCGGCCGACCTGCAGCGGCACCCCGTCGTCGTCCTGACGGACGCGCGCCGCCGCGAGGTCTACTGGAGCGCCCACGACGAGACCGGCACGCGGGTCGCCGGTCCCGGACTCGCGAAGCCGGCGGACCTGGACGAGGCGATCCGCGCCTCCCGTCCGGAGGCCGTCGACTGGCCCCGCGAGACCGTCACGACCGTCCCGGCCGGGAGGCTCGGGTCGCTGGCAGCAGACCGGCTCGCCTCCGGCGCGCCCTTCGCCGACGACACCCCCCTCTACCTGCGTGACCCCGACGTCACCGTGCCGGGGGCCCCGAAGCGGGTCGTCCGGTGA
- a CDS encoding class I SAM-dependent methyltransferase, which translates to MEAADLAQLLTPEGMALLDRTPGVSDGGEIVRVVSRLRGEGHDPGLVAAVLTQAKLRQKARAKFGDFAARMLFTEAGLEQATRLQVAAQHAGRFAAAGLTRVADLGCGIGGDAMAMAALDLDVTAVDRDEVTAAVATHNLALWPNARVELGDAAAFDLSRVDGVWMDPARRTAGHANTRRLADPDDWSPSLDTVFAAATTTPTGVKLGPGIDRDLIPDTLEAQWVSVDREVVELVLWSGPLARDGVRRAATVIGGHGIAELTGPADAEDVEVGPVGAYLYEPDGAVIRGRLIGDLARSIGGRMLSEGIAYVTSDRAVTTPFAQGFRVLDTMPLDVKQLSARLAAEDVGTVEIKKRGVDVDPAQFRKRLRLRGRRSVTLVLTRLEGRHTALLCERLTDVAGSAAGR; encoded by the coding sequence GTGGAAGCCGCCGACCTCGCCCAGCTGCTGACCCCCGAGGGGATGGCCCTGCTCGACCGTACCCCCGGCGTCTCGGACGGGGGCGAGATCGTCCGGGTGGTCTCCCGGCTCCGTGGCGAGGGACACGACCCGGGGCTCGTGGCAGCCGTGCTGACCCAGGCGAAGCTCCGCCAGAAGGCCCGCGCGAAGTTCGGGGACTTCGCCGCGCGGATGCTCTTCACCGAGGCCGGCCTCGAACAGGCCACCCGACTGCAGGTCGCCGCGCAGCACGCCGGTCGCTTCGCCGCCGCCGGTCTGACCCGGGTCGCGGACCTCGGCTGCGGGATCGGTGGCGACGCCATGGCGATGGCCGCGCTCGACCTCGACGTCACCGCCGTCGACCGCGACGAGGTGACCGCGGCGGTCGCGACGCACAACCTCGCGCTCTGGCCGAACGCCCGGGTCGAGCTCGGCGACGCGGCCGCCTTCGACCTGTCCCGGGTCGACGGCGTCTGGATGGACCCCGCGCGACGCACGGCCGGGCACGCGAACACGAGGCGCCTGGCCGACCCGGACGACTGGTCGCCGTCGCTCGACACCGTGTTCGCCGCCGCGACGACGACCCCGACGGGCGTGAAGCTCGGCCCGGGCATCGACCGCGACCTGATCCCGGACACGCTCGAGGCGCAGTGGGTGTCCGTCGACCGCGAGGTCGTCGAGCTCGTTCTGTGGTCCGGGCCCCTCGCCCGTGACGGTGTCCGGCGCGCGGCCACCGTCATCGGCGGTCACGGCATCGCCGAGCTCACCGGCCCGGCGGACGCCGAGGACGTCGAGGTCGGTCCCGTCGGCGCCTACCTGTACGAGCCGGACGGCGCCGTCATCCGTGGGCGGTTGATCGGTGACCTGGCGCGGTCCATCGGAGGCCGGATGCTCTCCGAGGGCATCGCGTACGTCACGTCGGACCGTGCCGTGACGACGCCGTTCGCGCAGGGGTTCCGGGTGCTGGACACGATGCCCCTCGACGTGAAGCAGCTGTCGGCACGCCTGGCGGCGGAGGACGTCGGCACCGTCGAGATCAAGAAGCGCGGCGTCGACGTCGACCCGGCGCAGTTCCGGAAGCGGTTGCGGCTGCGGGGGCGGCGGTCGGTGACGCTCGTGCTCACCCGTCTGGAGGGACGGCACACCGCGCTCCTGTGCGAGCGCCTCACCGACGTGGCCGGCTCGGCCGCGGGGCGGTAG
- the guaB gene encoding IMP dehydrogenase, with protein MDQPDPFGFIGLTYDDVMLLPGHTDVIPSEASTTSRLTKRIDVHVPLLSAAMDTVTEARMAIAMARQGGIGILHRNMSIADQAAYVDKVKRSESGMITNPVTTTPDATVAEVDAVCGQFRVSGLPVVESDGTLVGIITNRDMRFVAPFETATTLVRDVMTKAPLITAPEGIDPEDAVAIFAQHKIEKLPLVDADGKLRGLITVKDFDKSEKYPDATKDDEGRLRVGAAIGFFGDAWQRAEALRDAGVDVLVVDTANGESEGVLDMVRRLKADPSFAGIDVIGGNVATRQGAQALIDAGVDAVKVGVGPGSICTTRVVAGVGVPQVTAVYEASLAAREAGVPVIADGGLQYSGDIAKALVAGADTVMLGSLLAGTDESPGELVFVGGKQYKAYRGMGSLGALQTRGEKTSYSKDRYFQADVPSDEKLIPEGIEGQVPYRGSVANAVYQLVGGLRQSMFYVGGRTVPELKARGKFVRITAAGLKESHPHDIKMVVEAPNYRG; from the coding sequence ATGGACCAGCCGGATCCGTTCGGATTCATCGGACTCACGTACGACGACGTCATGCTCCTGCCCGGGCACACCGACGTCATCCCGAGCGAGGCGTCCACGACGTCCCGGCTCACGAAGCGCATCGACGTGCACGTCCCGCTGCTGTCGGCTGCGATGGACACCGTGACCGAGGCGCGCATGGCGATCGCGATGGCCCGTCAGGGCGGCATCGGCATCCTCCACCGCAACATGTCCATCGCGGACCAGGCCGCGTACGTCGACAAGGTCAAGCGGTCCGAGTCCGGCATGATCACCAACCCCGTGACGACGACCCCGGACGCGACCGTGGCCGAGGTCGACGCCGTCTGCGGGCAGTTCCGCGTCTCCGGGCTGCCGGTCGTCGAGTCGGACGGCACCCTCGTCGGCATCATCACGAACCGTGACATGCGCTTCGTCGCACCGTTCGAGACGGCGACCACCCTCGTCCGCGACGTCATGACCAAGGCGCCCCTCATCACCGCGCCCGAGGGCATCGACCCCGAGGACGCGGTCGCGATCTTCGCGCAGCACAAGATCGAGAAGCTCCCGCTCGTCGACGCCGACGGCAAGCTCCGCGGCCTCATCACCGTCAAGGACTTCGACAAGAGCGAGAAGTACCCGGACGCCACGAAGGACGACGAGGGCCGCCTGCGCGTCGGCGCCGCGATCGGCTTCTTCGGCGACGCCTGGCAGCGCGCCGAGGCCCTGCGCGACGCGGGCGTGGACGTGCTCGTCGTCGACACCGCCAACGGCGAGAGCGAGGGCGTGCTCGACATGGTCCGCCGCCTGAAGGCCGACCCGTCGTTCGCCGGCATCGACGTCATCGGTGGCAACGTGGCGACCCGACAGGGCGCGCAGGCGCTCATCGACGCCGGCGTGGACGCCGTCAAGGTCGGCGTCGGGCCGGGCTCGATCTGCACCACCCGCGTGGTCGCCGGCGTCGGCGTCCCGCAGGTCACCGCCGTGTACGAGGCGTCGCTCGCCGCGCGTGAGGCCGGCGTGCCGGTCATCGCCGACGGCGGTCTGCAGTACTCGGGCGACATCGCGAAGGCCCTGGTCGCCGGTGCTGACACCGTCATGCTCGGGTCGCTCCTCGCGGGCACCGACGAGAGCCCGGGCGAGCTCGTCTTCGTCGGCGGCAAGCAGTACAAGGCGTACCGCGGGATGGGCTCCCTCGGCGCACTGCAGACCCGCGGCGAGAAGACCTCGTACTCGAAGGACCGCTACTTCCAGGCCGACGTCCCCTCGGACGAGAAGCTCATCCCCGAGGGCATCGAGGGCCAGGTCCCCTACCGCGGCTCGGTGGCGAACGCCGTCTACCAGCTCGTCGGCGGACTGCGGCAGTCGATGTTCTACGTCGGTGGCCGCACGGTGCCGGAGCTCAAGGCCCGCGGCAAGTTCGTCCGCATCACCGCGGCCGGGCTCAAGGAGTCCCACCCGCACGACATCAAGATGGTCGTCGAGGCCCCGAACTACCGCGGCTGA
- the tsaE gene encoding tRNA (adenosine(37)-N6)-threonylcarbamoyltransferase complex ATPase subunit type 1 TsaE encodes MTDARVLLDTTVSTTDEMGVLGARLARVLRAGDLVVLTGPLGAGKTTLTRGLGAALGARGQVSSPTFVLARTHPTTTGPDLVHVDAYRLSDPVELDDLDLDWDASVVVVEWGRGFVDGIADSILDVEIVRATGADAPDGDADDLDPDDVPDEPRRVIVTATGPRWADVTL; translated from the coding sequence GTGACGGACGCCCGGGTGCTGCTCGACACGACGGTGTCGACGACCGACGAGATGGGTGTGCTCGGTGCGCGGCTCGCACGTGTCCTGCGTGCCGGCGACCTCGTCGTGCTGACCGGGCCGCTCGGTGCGGGCAAGACGACGCTCACGCGTGGCCTCGGGGCCGCGCTCGGCGCGCGGGGGCAGGTGTCGAGCCCCACCTTCGTCCTCGCCCGGACCCACCCGACGACGACCGGCCCGGACCTGGTCCACGTCGACGCCTACCGGTTGAGCGACCCCGTGGAGCTCGACGACCTCGACCTCGACTGGGACGCCTCGGTCGTGGTGGTCGAGTGGGGCCGGGGCTTCGTCGACGGCATCGCGGACAGCATCCTCGACGTGGAGATCGTCCGTGCGACGGGAGCGGACGCGCCCGACGGCGACGCCGACGACCTCGACCCCGACGACGTTCCCGACGAGCCCCGACGGGTGATCGTCACCGCGACCGGGCCGCGCTGGGCGGACGTCACGCTCTGA
- a CDS encoding ABC transporter substrate-binding protein, producing MTRTTRATTALAVAGAAALLLAACSTSGSAETTSSASAGGAKKDPAASCKAPDTPGTDALKIGTILPLTGTLSYLNPPAESGVGLAVEDINSAGGVLDKDVSIDPATDSGDSNDMTVSSSAATKLVNAKVPVVIGAESSSVTLNVIDQLTSNCIVQISPANTATDLSGYSSHYYRTAPPDSVQGSALGQLVTGDGNAKVAFLVFNDTYGTGLRDTVQQAIEDSGGQVVYGGKGKGQEFPPGQTTFSSEVTAALAAKPDAIVVLAFDETKSIIPELKSQNADMSKIYMSDGNTADYSKDFDPGTLEGAQGTIPGASPKDELKQRLSDFYKQSSGKELADYSYAAESYDATTLAALAAVKGKGTDSGTIQANMAAVSGADGGTKCETFKACKDLLDKGEDIQYTGPSGIGPFDSKNDPSSAYIGIYKFDGDNKPVYQTAIQGSVSK from the coding sequence ATGACCAGAACCACCCGTGCCACCACGGCACTGGCAGTGGCGGGAGCGGCAGCGCTCCTCCTCGCCGCGTGTTCCACCAGCGGCAGCGCCGAGACCACTTCCTCCGCCTCCGCCGGCGGTGCGAAGAAGGACCCGGCGGCGAGCTGCAAGGCCCCCGACACCCCCGGTACCGACGCGCTGAAGATCGGCACGATCCTCCCGCTGACGGGCACCCTGTCGTACCTCAACCCGCCCGCCGAGTCCGGCGTCGGCCTCGCGGTCGAGGACATCAACTCGGCCGGAGGCGTGCTCGACAAGGACGTCAGCATCGACCCCGCGACCGACTCGGGCGACAGCAACGACATGACCGTGTCGAGCTCGGCCGCGACGAAGCTCGTCAACGCCAAGGTGCCGGTCGTCATCGGCGCCGAATCGTCGAGCGTCACGCTCAACGTCATCGACCAGCTGACGAGCAACTGCATCGTGCAGATCTCGCCGGCGAACACCGCGACCGACCTGTCCGGGTACTCGTCGCACTACTACCGGACCGCGCCGCCGGACTCGGTGCAGGGCTCGGCCCTCGGCCAGCTCGTCACGGGTGACGGCAACGCCAAGGTCGCGTTCCTGGTCTTCAACGACACCTACGGCACGGGTCTCCGCGACACCGTGCAGCAGGCGATCGAGGACTCGGGCGGCCAGGTCGTCTACGGCGGCAAGGGCAAGGGTCAGGAGTTCCCGCCCGGACAGACGACGTTCTCGTCCGAGGTCACCGCTGCGCTCGCCGCGAAGCCGGACGCCATCGTGGTTCTCGCCTTCGACGAGACGAAGTCGATCATCCCGGAGCTCAAGTCGCAGAACGCCGACATGTCGAAGATCTACATGTCCGACGGCAACACCGCGGACTACTCGAAGGACTTCGACCCGGGCACCCTCGAGGGCGCGCAGGGCACCATCCCCGGCGCCAGCCCGAAGGACGAGCTGAAGCAGCGCCTGTCGGACTTCTACAAGCAGTCCTCGGGCAAGGAGCTGGCTGACTACTCGTACGCTGCCGAGTCCTACGACGCCACGACCCTCGCTGCGCTGGCCGCGGTGAAGGGCAAGGGCACCGACTCGGGCACCATCCAGGCCAACATGGCCGCGGTGTCCGGTGCGGACGGCGGCACGAAGTGCGAGACGTTCAAGGCGTGCAAGGACCTGCTCGACAAGGGTGAGGACATCCAGTACACCGGCCCGTCCGGCATCGGTCCGTTCGACAGCAAGAACGACCCGTCGAGCGCCTACATCGGCATCTACAAGTTCGACGGCGACAACAAGCCCGTGTACCAGACCGCCATCCAGGGCTCGGTCTCGAAGTAA